The following coding sequences lie in one Apium graveolens cultivar Ventura chromosome 3, ASM990537v1, whole genome shotgun sequence genomic window:
- the LOC141711867 gene encoding small ribosomal subunit protein uS11z-like, with translation MSRRKTREPKEENVTLGPAVRDGEIVFGVAHIFASFNDTFIHVTDLSGRETMVRITGGMKVKADRDESSPYAAMLAAQDVSVRCKELGITALHIKLRATGGNKTKTPGPGAQSALRALARSGMKIGRIEDVTPIPTDSTRRKGGRRGRRL, from the exons ATG TCGAGGAGGAAGACCAGGGAGCCCAAGGAAGAAAATGTAACACTTGGACCTGCTGTCCGAGATGGAGAGATTGTGTTTGGTGTTGCCCACATTTTTGCCTCATTTAATGACACTTTCATT CATGTTACGGACTTGTCTGGAAGAGAAACCATGGTTCGTATTACTG GTGGCATGAAGGTAAAGGCTGACCGTGATGAGTCTTCACCATATGCAGCTATGCTTGCTGCACAGGATGTTTCTGTACGATGCAAG GAACTAGGAATCACAGCTCTTCATATCAAACTGAGGGCTACAGGAGGAAATAAGACCAAGACCCCAGGTCCAGGTGCTCAGTCTGCACTCAGAGCCCTGGCTCGTTCAGGCATGAAAATTGGACGAATTG AGGATGTGACCCCAATTCCCACCGACAGCACTCGTAGAAAGGGAGGTAGAAGAGGAAGACGTCTGTGA
- the LOC141711868 gene encoding uncharacterized protein LOC141711868, producing MIGEEDGYDVVVVGSGYGGSVAACRLSMAGLKVCLVEKGRRWEAHDFPTDHLKMLSACRFQNKNLGVSFGPNDALFQIYEEKDSVAAMACGLGGGSLVNAGVITPTTVRARRNLKWPKEWERDWEVNEASASVMLRAQSVPAKFPNARIMEDVIGDEFQESTNGPLKLSINFDAEKQPSQMDACLACGNCLSGCPYNAKNSTDKNYIHTAIQEGCVIKTECQVQYVVENPDNRKRRRWLVYFNEIDYVECDFVVLSAGVFGTTNILFQSQMRGLKLSDMLGSGISCNGNNVAYLAGSAAPLSASGLDRKHFSKVPFQERPGPAISSSYTNSLGFTIQSAVLPAPYVDILFKGITTYGWPPGYGILYGLADKLKFILGLKNSQGMILNVMGYDENDGKITFEKDTSRISFQPPQDTLLPRKIKAFQKLSKKLGGILYMSKYRSTSVHLLGGCNASKDPSLGVCNTNGQVFDTNSHATVHAGLYVCDASLIPCSVGINPCLTIAAASEHVSKHLVQDVLEYKNLNGERKEDSTLHQTLDSAGTKTSNGSRSSSIIFTETMRGHVGGMPVTAYLKIKMNSNTSKDYDRTSMNIKKVHPFLRGRVGGYIVCTTIEKDKLHVIDGEVDMCEVNIRSPYTQCMHYRLLLAASSGSRYILEGKKVMNPFLLGLYMLRESTELHATIRKLNINNTEDQELLNLQGSLHISMFELLRTLISMRGNIKVKFVSLLLQSFIRTYILQIPRGVDKGFAPSEVYERNYPSCNLLEIKTEDGFMITCKQWKGSRNPLVVEGKTKLLPVLLINGYATESYWLPSEPNDMVRTLLGQGYETWLLQPRVHHSNSSNSFSIEDIGKYDIPAVFKKIHELNANSGKVHVVAHCAGGLAIHIAIMGGHVSSSQIASLSCTNSSMFFKLAALASFKMWLPLLPITMLILGKDKTLPMIGTLKTTFPQRFLRSIARLIPRYERCTCDECEIFSGIFGNAFWHDNITSSMHDWLNKKSLPVLPMAGFPHLRKICNSGFIVDSNGQNTYLIHPERMSLPTLYISGGKTILVTPETSFLANKYMKLHQPEYRHDRVVVDGFGHSDLFIGEESYKKVFPHILSHIELAEKEFLSSAPNRKEGRYSNKQALDWAEDPYEKAIGGFDSWIYTLIYVLLFLLLLLILIISSLNSTVLYMIYL from the exons ATGATCGGTGAAGAAGATGGGTACGACGTGGTGGTCGTGGGCTCTGGATATGGAGGCTCTGTGGCAGCTTGTCGCTTGTCAATGGCGGGATTGAAGGTCTGTTTGGTAGAGAAAGGCCGGAGATGGGAAGCTCACGATTTTCCAACAGACCATCTCAAGATGCTTTCAGCTTGCAGGTTCCAGAACAAGAACTTGGGAGTCAGCTTTGGTCCCAATGATGCACTGTTTCAG ATATATGAAGAGAAAGATTCTGTAGCGGCTATGGCATGTGGGCTTGGTGGAGGTTCATTAGTTAATGCAGGTGTGATAACACCTACTACCGTTCGTGCAAGAAGAAATCTGAAATGGCCAAAAGAATGGGAAAGAGATTGGGAAGTAAATGAAGCATCAGCTTCAGTCATGTTACGAGCTCAAAGTGTTCCCGCCAAGTTTCCAAATGCCAGAATCATGGAAGATGTGATTGGAGATGAGTTCCAGGAAAGTACAAATGGCCCGCTGAAGCTGAGCATAAACTTTGATGCAGAAAAACAACCATCTCAAATGGATGCTTGTTTGGCTTGCGGAAATTGTCTTTCTGGCTGTCCTTATAATGCCAAAAATTCTACTGACAAAAATTATATACACACCGCAATTCAG GAAGGATGTGTTATTAAAACAGAATGTCAAGTGCAGTACGTAGTAGAGAACCCCGATAATAGAAAGAGAAGGCGATGGCTTGTGTACTTTAATGAGATTGACTACGTGGAATGTGATTTTGTAGTCCTTTCAG CTGGAGTCTTTGGCACGACAAATATCTTGTTTCAGTCACAAATGAGAGGACTGAAACTTTCTGATATGCTTGGTTCAGGGATAAGTTGCAATGGAAATAATGTTGCTTATCTTGCTGGAAGCGCAGCACCCTTGAGTGCCTCCGGCTTGGACAGAAAACACTTCTCAAAAGTACCATTTCAAGAACGTCCTGGACCAGCCATTTCCTCGTCCTACACTAATTCTTTAGGATTTACAATTCAG AGTGCAGTGCTTCCTGCGCCTTATGTTGACATACTATTTAAAGGGATTACAACATATGGCTGGCCACCTGGCTATGGAATTTTATATGGACTTGCTGACAAATTAAAGTTTATTCTAGGACTGAAGAACAGTCAGGGTATGATTCTTAATGTCATGGGATATGATGAGAATGATGGGAAAATCACATTCGAAAAGGACACAAGTAGGATCAGTTTTCAACCACCACAAGATACTTTACTACCGCGAAAAATCAAAGCATTCCAGAAGCTGAGTAAAAAGCTGGGTGGAATACTTTACATGTCAAAGTATAGAAGCACCTCTGTCCATCTTTTAGGCGGCTGCAATGCATCAAAAGATCCTTCACTTGGTGTTTGCAATACTAATGGTCAAGTATTTGACACAAATTCCCATGCCACGGTGCATGCTGGTCTTTATGTTTGTGATGCCTCCTTAATCCCTTGCTCTGTAGGCATTAACCCGTGTCTTACTATCGCTGCAGCCTCTGAACATGTGAGCAAGCATCTTGTGCAAGATGTTCTCGAGTACAAAAACCTGAATGGCGAAAGAAAGGAAGACTCAACTCTCCATCAAACCCTTGATTCAGCAGGTACCAAGACATCAAATGGAAGCCGAAGCTCATCTATCATATTTACAGAAACTATGAGAGGGCATGTAGGGGGGATGCCTGTCACTGCTTAtctcaaaataaaaatgaattcaaACACTTCGAAAGATTATGATAGAACAAGTATGAATATTAAAAAAGTACATCCATTTCTCAGAGGAAGAGTTGGTGGATATATAGTATGCACAACAATAGAGAAGGATAAATTGCATGTTATAGATGGGGAAGTAGACATGTGTGAAGTGAATATCAGAAGTCCTTATACGCAATGCATGCACTACCGTCTCCTCCTTGCAGCTTCATCTGGTTCAAG ATATATTTTGGAAGGGAAGAAAGTTATGAATCCGTTTCTTCTTGGATTATACATGTTAAGAGAGTCCACAGAGTTGCATGCTACAATCAGAAAATTAAACATAAACAACACTGAGGATCAAGAATTACTAAATTTGCAAGGATCACTTCATATTTCAATGTTTGAGCTCCTAAGGACTTTGATCAGCATGAGAGGGAACATTAAAGTAAAGTTTGTATCTCTTCTCTTACAatctttcatcagaacttacatATTACAGATACCGCGTGGGGTTGACAAAGGCTTTGCCCCTTCAGAAGTTTATGAAAGAAATTATCCAAGCTGCAATTTGCTAGAAATCAAAACAG AAGACGGTTTTATGATCACTTGCAAGCAATGGAAGGGCAGTCGGAATCCACTGGTAGTTGAGGGAAAGACGAAATTGCTTCCAGTTCTCCTTATTAATGGATACGCAACTGAGAGTTATTGGTTACCAAGTGAACCAAATGATATGGTTAGAACTTTACTTGGACAAGGCTATGAAACATGGCTACTTCAGCCAAGAGTTCACCATTCAAATTCTTCAAACAGCTTCTCGATTGAAGATATTGGCAAATACGACATACCAGCAG TTTTCAAAAAGATACACGAGCTAAATGCAAATTCTGGAAAAGTACATGTGGTTGCTCACTGTGCCGGAGGCCTAGCTATTCACATTGCAATTATGGGAGGTCATGTCTCTTCCTCTCAAATAGCATCTCTGTCTTGCACCAACTCGTCTATGTTCTTCAAACTTGCAGCTTTAGCATCCTTCAAAATGTGGCTTCCCCTTTTGCCG ATAACAATGTTGATACTTGGAAAAGACAAGACATTACCAATGATAGGAACACTCAAGACCACTTTTCCGCAGAGATTTCTAAGATCAATAGCCCGTCTCATACCACGTTATGAGAGATGCACTTGTGATGAATGTGAAATTTTTTCTGGCATATTTGGAAACGCATTCTGGCACGACAACATAACCTCTAGCATGCACGATTGGCTGAACAAGAAAAGCTTACCAGTACTTCCGATGGCAGGTTTTCCTCACCTTAGGAAAATCTGCAACAGCGGTTTCATAGTCGACAGTAATGGACAGAACACATATCTAATTCATCCGGAGAGAATGTCATTGCCAACACTATATATATCAGGTGGTAAAACAATTCTGGTAACTCCCGAGACTTCATTCCTTGCAAACAAATACATGAAGTTGCATCAGCCTGAATATAGACACGACAGAGTAGTCGTGGATGGTTTTGGACATTCAGATTTATTTATTGGAGAAGAGTCTTATAAGAAGGTTTTTCCTCACATTTTATCTCACATTGAGCTGGCTGAAAAGGAATTTCTTTCATCAGCACCAAATAGAAAGGAAGGGAGATACTCTAACAAGCAAGCACTGGATTGGGCTGAAGATCCCTACGAGAAAGCAATAGGAGGATTTGATAGTTGGATTTATACATTGATTTATGTCTTGTTGTTTCTGTTGTTGCTACTTATTCTTATCATTTCATCTCTCAACTCCACTGTACTATATATGATATATCTTTAG
- the LOC141711869 gene encoding uncharacterized protein LOC141711869, whose amino-acid sequence MACITTGQLYRLSGSTSFAHISSPGFAPHSLSFINNNDRLGSFRLAENSGFRNSMSVPSATSGIFPVLEDDDGVSLGTMKLPPDTDIPRFETLLFQWANSLCQGANLPLPVPLKIDKIAGGVRLGFITIGDGGAELPVYIDCLVYPPTDGVIPIFRAVRNGEKKDKTAPGEERIMKSLLGALKKSVEIARL is encoded by the exons ATGGCTTGTATCACCACAGGCCAACTCTACCGTTTATCCGGTTCCACTTCCTTTGCACATATATCTTCACCTGGTTTTGCCCCGCACTCACTTTCATTTATCAACAACAATGATCGCCTCGGTAGTTTTAGACTCGCTGAAAACTCTGGTTTTCGGAATTCAATGAGTGTTCCCAGCGCAACTTCTGGCATTTTTCCAGTTCTTGAAGATGATGACGGAGTGTCTCTGGGAACAATGAAACTGCCACCGGATACCGACATTCCTAGATTCGAGACCTTGCTATTCCAG TGGGCCAATAGTCTTTGCCAAGGTGCTAATCTTCCACTTCCGGTTCCTTTGAAG ATTGATAAAATTGCTGGTGGAGTTAGACTTGGCTTCATTACTATTGGAGATGGAGGCGCTGAGCTTCCAGTGTATATAGATTGCCTAGTTTATCCGCCTACTGATGGTGTCATTCCAATTTTTCGAGCTGTAAGGAATGGAGAAAAGAAAGATAAAACAGCTCCCGGAGAGGAAAGGATCATGAAAAGCCTTCTCGGTGCATTGAAAAAATCAGTCGAGATAGCCAGACTTTGA
- the LOC141711870 gene encoding sorting nexin 1 isoform X2: protein MIATQRSIGGGSSQSPRSPQSFQLYLSVSVTEPAKMGTGVQAYISYKVITKTNLPEYQGAEKIVIRRYSDFVWLRDRLFEKFKGIFIPPLPEKSTVEKFRFSAEFIEMRRQALDIFVNRIASHHELQQSEDLRTFLQADEQTMERARSQETGIFKKPSDFMQIFKDVQSKVSDVVLGKEKPVEESNPEYEKLKHYIFELENHLAEAQKHAYRLVKRHRELGQSLSDFGKAVKLLGDCEGEALGKAFSELGAKSEILAIKLQKEAHHLLMNFEEPLKDYVRAVQSIKGTMAERANAFRQQCELTETVKLKEIDLNKLRLMRSEKLLDAEHDYEELKAECEETTRKFENIVRLMGEEIVRFQEQKTIDMGLAFHEFAKGQAHLANSIADAWRSLLPKLEACSSS from the exons ATGATCGCTACG CAAAGGAGTATAGGAGGGGGATCTTCACAGAGCCCTAGATCTCCCCAATCATTTCAATTGTATTTATCTGTTTCAGTTACTGAGCCTGCTAAGATGGGCACTGGTGTTCAAGCTTATATATCTTATAAGGTTATCACTAAG ACAAATTTGCCGGAATATCAAGGTGCAGAAAAAATAGTTATTCGAAGGTATAGCGACTTTGTTTGGCTACGTGATCGTCTTTTTGAAAAGTTCAAGGGCATCTTTATTCCTCCTCTTCCAGAGAAGAGCACAGTAG AAAAATTCAGATTTAGTGCGGAATTTATCGAGATGAGGCGCCAGGCATTGGATATATTTGTTAACAGGATTGCCTCACATCATGAGCTTCAGCAGAGTGAGGATCTGAGAACCTTTCTGCAGGCAGATGAACAG ACAATGGAGAGAGCGCGATCTCAGGAAACTGGAATTTTCAAAAAACCTTCAGACTTTATGCAGATATTCAAG GATGTTCAATCTAAAGTTAGTGACGTTGTTCTTGGGAAGGAGAAGCCAGTTGAAGAATCAAATCCAGAATATGAAAAACTGAAGCATTACATTTTTGAGCTTGAGAATCATTTAGCTGAAGCTCAAAAGCATGCATATCGCTTAGTGAAGCGACACAGAG AGTTGGGGCAATCTCTCTCAGATTTCGGAAAGGCTGTCAAGCTTCTGGGTGATTGTGAAGGGGAGGCACTTGGGAAGGCATTCTCTGAACTAGGGGCAAAATCAGAGATTTTAGCAATAAAGCTGCAAAAGGAG GCTCACCATCTCTTAATGAACTTTGAAGAGCCTTTGAAAGATTATGTACGTGCTGTGCAGTCTATCAAG GGAACGATGGCTGAAAGAGCCAATGCTTTCAGGCAGCAATGTGAATTGACCGAAACAGTGAagctaaaggaaatagatct CAACAAGCTCAGACTGATGCGATCAGAAAAGCTGCTAGATGCTGAGCATGACTATGAGGAG CTTAAGGCTGAATGCGAGGAAACAACAAGAAAATTTGAGAATATTGTGCGCCTAATGGGTGAGGAGATTGTACGCTTCCAAGAGCAGAAAACAATTGATATGGGACTTGCTTTTCATGAATTTGCCAAGGGACAGGCCCACCTAGCTAATAGTATTGCTGATGCTTGGCGAAGTCTTCTTCCAAAGCTCGAGGCTTGTTCCTCCTCCTAG
- the LOC141711870 gene encoding sorting nexin 1 isoform X1, whose amino-acid sequence MLNMQQRSIGGGSSQSPRSPQSFQLYLSVSVTEPAKMGTGVQAYISYKVITKTNLPEYQGAEKIVIRRYSDFVWLRDRLFEKFKGIFIPPLPEKSTVEKFRFSAEFIEMRRQALDIFVNRIASHHELQQSEDLRTFLQADEQTMERARSQETGIFKKPSDFMQIFKDVQSKVSDVVLGKEKPVEESNPEYEKLKHYIFELENHLAEAQKHAYRLVKRHRELGQSLSDFGKAVKLLGDCEGEALGKAFSELGAKSEILAIKLQKEAHHLLMNFEEPLKDYVRAVQSIKGTMAERANAFRQQCELTETVKLKEIDLNKLRLMRSEKLLDAEHDYEELKAECEETTRKFENIVRLMGEEIVRFQEQKTIDMGLAFHEFAKGQAHLANSIADAWRSLLPKLEACSSS is encoded by the exons atgtTAAATATGCAGCAAAGGAGTATAGGAGGGGGATCTTCACAGAGCCCTAGATCTCCCCAATCATTTCAATTGTATTTATCTGTTTCAGTTACTGAGCCTGCTAAGATGGGCACTGGTGTTCAAGCTTATATATCTTATAAGGTTATCACTAAG ACAAATTTGCCGGAATATCAAGGTGCAGAAAAAATAGTTATTCGAAGGTATAGCGACTTTGTTTGGCTACGTGATCGTCTTTTTGAAAAGTTCAAGGGCATCTTTATTCCTCCTCTTCCAGAGAAGAGCACAGTAG AAAAATTCAGATTTAGTGCGGAATTTATCGAGATGAGGCGCCAGGCATTGGATATATTTGTTAACAGGATTGCCTCACATCATGAGCTTCAGCAGAGTGAGGATCTGAGAACCTTTCTGCAGGCAGATGAACAG ACAATGGAGAGAGCGCGATCTCAGGAAACTGGAATTTTCAAAAAACCTTCAGACTTTATGCAGATATTCAAG GATGTTCAATCTAAAGTTAGTGACGTTGTTCTTGGGAAGGAGAAGCCAGTTGAAGAATCAAATCCAGAATATGAAAAACTGAAGCATTACATTTTTGAGCTTGAGAATCATTTAGCTGAAGCTCAAAAGCATGCATATCGCTTAGTGAAGCGACACAGAG AGTTGGGGCAATCTCTCTCAGATTTCGGAAAGGCTGTCAAGCTTCTGGGTGATTGTGAAGGGGAGGCACTTGGGAAGGCATTCTCTGAACTAGGGGCAAAATCAGAGATTTTAGCAATAAAGCTGCAAAAGGAG GCTCACCATCTCTTAATGAACTTTGAAGAGCCTTTGAAAGATTATGTACGTGCTGTGCAGTCTATCAAG GGAACGATGGCTGAAAGAGCCAATGCTTTCAGGCAGCAATGTGAATTGACCGAAACAGTGAagctaaaggaaatagatct CAACAAGCTCAGACTGATGCGATCAGAAAAGCTGCTAGATGCTGAGCATGACTATGAGGAG CTTAAGGCTGAATGCGAGGAAACAACAAGAAAATTTGAGAATATTGTGCGCCTAATGGGTGAGGAGATTGTACGCTTCCAAGAGCAGAAAACAATTGATATGGGACTTGCTTTTCATGAATTTGCCAAGGGACAGGCCCACCTAGCTAATAGTATTGCTGATGCTTGGCGAAGTCTTCTTCCAAAGCTCGAGGCTTGTTCCTCCTCCTAG